The Setaria italica strain Yugu1 chromosome IX, Setaria_italica_v2.0, whole genome shotgun sequence genome has a window encoding:
- the LOC101755678 gene encoding uncharacterized protein LOC101755678 yields MRRWWCAAAGLGRRVLSSSSSASASAVASHARPLPPPLLPKPPSFTVAFSLSCRRHHSLHAPLPQGFFHPAIASSFRPPSALQQQVRHYAKKEGRSRAPLTPTKSKVKKYKMKAPSSMKFRFRTMNDGQIRRWRAGKRHNAHLKSKQAKRRLRKPALVHLAYAKVIKKLNFCG; encoded by the exons atgcggcggtggtggtgcgccgccgccggcctcggccgccgcgtcctctcgtcctcctcctccgcctccgcctccgccgtcgcctcccatgcccgcccgctgccgccacccctGCTCCCAAAACCCCCCTCTTTCACCGTCGCTTTCTCCTTGTCCTGCCGCCGGCATCACTCCCTCCACGCGCCTCTTCCCCAGGGGTTCTTCCACCCGGCCATCGCTTCCTCCTTCCGccctccg TCGGCGCTTCAGCAGCAGGTGCGGCACTACGCCAAGAAGGAGGGGAGGTCGCGCGCGCCGCTCACGCCCACCAAGTCCAAAGTCAAGAAATACAAGATGAAGGCCCCCTC GTCCATGAAGTTTAGATTCAGAACCATGAACGACGGGCAGATCCGCAGGTGGAGGGCGGGCAAGCGCCACAATGCGCACCTCAAG TCTAAGCAAGCAAAACGAAGACTTCGGAAGCCTGCATTGGTGCATTTAGCTTACGCAAAGGTTATAAAGAAGCTCAACTTCTGTGGGTAG
- the LOC101756077 gene encoding probable WRKY transcription factor 14 — protein MCDFFWLSPADQGDLSDVVRASLQQQPPSHHRLPLGTPAPAVRSHGSLGSHHLPEEEEELLVHGNGGMGLMVSSSIAGCDRALYPQHHHPEAEGLLIPQQLMSSSSFVVELREDDVANTPAVLDELGLEDMAMAPHPDHAPSIKRRKSQTKKVVCIPAPVAPPPGVGGRPSTSGEVVPSDLWAWRKYGQKPIKGSPYPRGYYRCSSSKGCSARKQVERSRTDPSMLVITYTSDHNHPWPTHRNALAGSIRPAAAATSSSSSPSAKQSHHHQRRSAAAAAVTDPTPPHRHASDVVVADNSTTPAGSITASIHNHQLLLKKEVLDMDSLEPAQEDAAAGHDLVVGGMIADMDGALNVLCASSFHSKKQQQQHATADHLERLPEEEDKRLLLDRDPFSFSFLDWVGASFGVAGEAAAANKGGYS, from the exons ATGTGTGACTTCTTCTGGCTGTCGCCGGCCGATCAAGGCGACCTCTCCGACGTCGTCCGGGCGAGCCTGCAGCAGCAACCGCCGTCTCACCACAGGCTGCCGCTGGGCACTCCTGCCCCAGCTGTCCGCAGCCATGGCTCGTTGGGCTCCCATCATCtgccggaggaagaggaggagctgcTGGTGCATGGCAATGGCGGCATGGGGCTCATGGTTAGCAGCAGCATCGCCGGTTGTGACCGTGCCTTGTATCCACAGCACCACCATCCAGAGGCAGAGGGGCTACTGATTCCCCAGCAGCTCATGTCTAGCTCCAGCTTCGTCGTCGAGCTGAGGGAAGACGACGTGGCCAACACCCCTGCAGTGCTGGACGAACTCGGCCTGGAGGACATGGCGATGGCCCCTCACCCTGATCATGCCCCGTCCATCAAGCGAAG GAAGAGCCAGACGAAGAAGGTGGTGTGCATCCCTgcgccggtggcgccgccgccgggtgtgGGCGGGCGGCCGAGCACGAGCGGCGAGGTGGTGCCGTCGGACCTCTGGGCGTGGAGGAAGTACGGGCAGAAGCCCATCAAGGGGTCGCCGTACCCGAGGGGATACTACCGGTGCAGCAGCTCCAAGGGATGCTCCGCCCGGAAGCAGGTGGAGCGCAGCCGCACCGACCCCTCCATGCTCGTCATCACCTACACCTCCGACCACAACCACCCCTGGCCCACGCACCGCAACGCGCTCGCCGGCTCCAtcaggccggccgccgccgccacgtcctcctcctcctccccgtcggccAAGCAGAGCCATCACCATCAGCGTCGCTCCGCGGCCGCTGCTGCCGTTACTGACCCGACACCGCCCCACCGCCACGCCAgcgacgtcgtcgtcgccgacaATTCTACCACGCCGGCAGGCTCCATCACCGCCAGTATCCATAACCACCAGCTGCTGCTCAAGAAGGAGGTGCTCGACATGGATAGCCTCGAGCCCGCCCAGGAGGACGCTGCTGCTGGTCACGACTTGGTGGTGGGCGGCATGATTGCGGATATGGACGGCGCCCTCAACGTCCTGTGCGCCTCCAGCTTCCACTCGaaaaagcagcagcaacagcatgcCACTGCTGATCACCTGGAGAGGctgccggaggaagaagacaagcGGCTGCTGCTGGATCGGGATCCCTTCAGCTTCAGCTTCTTGGACTGGGTGGGCGCctcatttggagttgctggagaagcagcagcagcaaataaAGGCGGTTACAGTTAG
- the LOC101756479 gene encoding probable NADH dehydrogenase [ubiquinone] 1 alpha subcomplex subunit 12: MAAVVRGVLRGIKEKGLTNFLRDVREEGYLNCLLDGNLLQTKIHNIGATLVGVDKFGNKYYEKLHDTQYGRHRWVEYAEKGRYNASQVPAEWHGWLHHITDNTGDQLLAQKTARYLVEHKQNYSGEGEELIYHSKGHALNPGQRDWTRYQPWEPKKEQS; this comes from the exons atggcggcggtggtgcgcgGCGTGCTGAGGGGCATCAAGGAGAAGGGCCTCACCAACTTCCTCCGCGACGTCCGCGAAGAAGGATACCT GAATTGCCTTCTGGATGGGAACCTTTT GCAAACAAAAATTCACAATATTGGCGCAACACTTGTAGGGGTAGACAAGTTTGGAAACAAGTACTATGAGAAACTGCATGACACTCAGTATG GAAGGCACAGGTGGGTAGAATATGCAGAGAAAGGGCGCTACAATGCATCCCAAGTGCCTGCTGAATGGCATGGATGGCTGCATCACATCACAGATAACACTGGTGATCAG ctgctggccCAGAAGACTGCTAGGTACCTTGTGGAGCACAAGCAGAACTACTCTGGTGAGGGTGAGGAGCTGATCTACCACTCCAAGGGGCACGCCCTGAACCCGGGTCAGAGGGACTGGACGAGGTACCAGCCCTGGGAGCCAAAGAAAGAGCAATCCTAG
- the LOC101756884 gene encoding D-xylose-proton symporter-like 2 isoform X2: MASRPPPEPSSDSNKGWGDNEEIHVSSGGVQAYTDDDADCESRRPLLLGTPAAAECYSVPAAVLPFLFPALGGLLYGYDIGATSGATISLKSSKFSGTTWYNLSSVQTGLVVSGSLYGALIGSILAYTIADFLGRRKELILSSISYLIGALLTAAAPNFAIMVVGRLLYGIGIGLAMHAAPMYIAETAPSRIRGMLISLKEFFIVLGMLLGYIAGNLYVEVVSGWRYMYATSTPLCLIMGVGMCWLPSSPRWLLLCAIQGKRNLQETKEIATLCLCRLRGQASPDLVSEQVNLILEELSYIDEEKQAGFSEIFQGKCLKAMIIGCGLVFFQQVTGQPSVLYYAATIFQSAGFSGASDATRVSILLGLLKLIMTGVAVLVVDRLGRRPLLIGGVSGIVSLHSSGIQISSWRVFLWLLNLPVDSTICRRFCFCCLYYTLLKMPPMWLYKPFYCMLVVTSCHLVL; encoded by the exons ATGGCTTCCCGTCCtcctcccgagccttcttccgaCTCAAACAAG GGGTGGGGCGACAACGAGGAGATCCACGTCTCCTCCGGCGGCGTCCAGGCTTacaccgacgacgacgcggacTGCGAGAGCAGGCGCCCCTTGCTGCTCGggactcccgccgccgccgagtgctactccgtccccgccgccgtcctccc GTTCCTCTTTCCAGCTTTGGGAGGCCTTCTCTATGGCTATGACATTGGGGCAACATCCGGCGCTACCATATCGCTCAAG TCTTCTAAATTCAGTGGCACAACCTGGTACAATTTGTCATCTGTGCAAACTGGCCTTGTG GTCAGTGGCTCACTATATGGTGCTTTGATCGGCTCCATCTTGGCATATACTATTGCAGACTTTTTAG GGCGACGCAAAGAGCTTATCCTTTCTTCTATCTCATATTTGATCGGAGCCCTTCTGACAGCAGCAGCACCCAACTTTGCTATCATGGTGGTTGGCCGCCTTTTATATGGCATAGGAATTGGATTG GCTATGCATGCTGCTCCAATGTATATTGCAGAGACTGCGCCAAGTCGGATAAGAGGCATGCTTATTTCTCTAAAGGAGTTCTTTATTGTTCTTGGGATGCTT CTTGGTTATATAGCAGGCAATCTCTATGTTGAAGTGGTTTCCGGCTGGCGTTATATGTATGCCACCAGCACACCATTATGTCTCATAATGGGAGTCGGAATGTGCTGGTTGCCCTCGTCGCCTAGGTGGCTCCTTTTATGCGCCATACAAGGGAAGAGAAATCTGCAGGAGACAAAAGAAATTGCGACCCTTTGCTTGTGTCGATTGAGGGGTCAAGCTTCGCCTGATTTGGTCTCAGAGCAGGTTAACTTGATTCTGGAGGAACTGTCATACATTGATGAAGAGAAGCAAGCTGGCTTCAGTGAGATCTTTCAAGGAAAATGTCTTAAAGCAATGATAATTGGATGTGGTTTGGTGTTCTTTCAGCAG GTCACTGGTCAACCTAGCGTGCTATATTATGCAGCTACGATCTTTCAG AGTGCTGGATTTTCTGGTGCATCTGATGCCACTCGTGTGTCAATTCTTCTTGGCTTACTGAAG TTGATCATGACCGGAGTGGCAGTCCTTGTGGTCGACAGACTTGGCAGAAGACCATTACTCATTGGAGGTGTCAGTGGAATTGTAAGTCTGCATTCTAGTGGAATACAGATATCATCATGGAGGGTGTTCCTATGGTTACTTAATTTACCTGTTGATTCTACTATCTGCAGACGTTTCTGTTTTTGCTGTCTCTACTACACATTACTGAAGATGCCTCCTATGTGGCTGTATAAGCCCTTCTACTGTATGTTGGTTGTTACCAG CTGTCATTTGGTCCTATAG
- the LOC101756884 gene encoding D-xylose-proton symporter-like 2 isoform X1: MASRPPPEPSSDSNKQGWGDNEEIHVSSGGVQAYTDDDADCESRRPLLLGTPAAAECYSVPAAVLPFLFPALGGLLYGYDIGATSGATISLKSSKFSGTTWYNLSSVQTGLVVSGSLYGALIGSILAYTIADFLGRRKELILSSISYLIGALLTAAAPNFAIMVVGRLLYGIGIGLAMHAAPMYIAETAPSRIRGMLISLKEFFIVLGMLLGYIAGNLYVEVVSGWRYMYATSTPLCLIMGVGMCWLPSSPRWLLLCAIQGKRNLQETKEIATLCLCRLRGQASPDLVSEQVNLILEELSYIDEEKQAGFSEIFQGKCLKAMIIGCGLVFFQQVTGQPSVLYYAATIFQSAGFSGASDATRVSILLGLLKLIMTGVAVLVVDRLGRRPLLIGGVSGIVSLHSSGIQISSWRVFLWLLNLPVDSTICRRFCFCCLYYTLLKMPPMWLYKPFYCMLVVTSCHLVL; this comes from the exons ATGGCTTCCCGTCCtcctcccgagccttcttccgaCTCAAACAAG CAGGGGTGGGGCGACAACGAGGAGATCCACGTCTCCTCCGGCGGCGTCCAGGCTTacaccgacgacgacgcggacTGCGAGAGCAGGCGCCCCTTGCTGCTCGggactcccgccgccgccgagtgctactccgtccccgccgccgtcctccc GTTCCTCTTTCCAGCTTTGGGAGGCCTTCTCTATGGCTATGACATTGGGGCAACATCCGGCGCTACCATATCGCTCAAG TCTTCTAAATTCAGTGGCACAACCTGGTACAATTTGTCATCTGTGCAAACTGGCCTTGTG GTCAGTGGCTCACTATATGGTGCTTTGATCGGCTCCATCTTGGCATATACTATTGCAGACTTTTTAG GGCGACGCAAAGAGCTTATCCTTTCTTCTATCTCATATTTGATCGGAGCCCTTCTGACAGCAGCAGCACCCAACTTTGCTATCATGGTGGTTGGCCGCCTTTTATATGGCATAGGAATTGGATTG GCTATGCATGCTGCTCCAATGTATATTGCAGAGACTGCGCCAAGTCGGATAAGAGGCATGCTTATTTCTCTAAAGGAGTTCTTTATTGTTCTTGGGATGCTT CTTGGTTATATAGCAGGCAATCTCTATGTTGAAGTGGTTTCCGGCTGGCGTTATATGTATGCCACCAGCACACCATTATGTCTCATAATGGGAGTCGGAATGTGCTGGTTGCCCTCGTCGCCTAGGTGGCTCCTTTTATGCGCCATACAAGGGAAGAGAAATCTGCAGGAGACAAAAGAAATTGCGACCCTTTGCTTGTGTCGATTGAGGGGTCAAGCTTCGCCTGATTTGGTCTCAGAGCAGGTTAACTTGATTCTGGAGGAACTGTCATACATTGATGAAGAGAAGCAAGCTGGCTTCAGTGAGATCTTTCAAGGAAAATGTCTTAAAGCAATGATAATTGGATGTGGTTTGGTGTTCTTTCAGCAG GTCACTGGTCAACCTAGCGTGCTATATTATGCAGCTACGATCTTTCAG AGTGCTGGATTTTCTGGTGCATCTGATGCCACTCGTGTGTCAATTCTTCTTGGCTTACTGAAG TTGATCATGACCGGAGTGGCAGTCCTTGTGGTCGACAGACTTGGCAGAAGACCATTACTCATTGGAGGTGTCAGTGGAATTGTAAGTCTGCATTCTAGTGGAATACAGATATCATCATGGAGGGTGTTCCTATGGTTACTTAATTTACCTGTTGATTCTACTATCTGCAGACGTTTCTGTTTTTGCTGTCTCTACTACACATTACTGAAGATGCCTCCTATGTGGCTGTATAAGCCCTTCTACTGTATGTTGGTTGTTACCAG CTGTCATTTGGTCCTATAG